The following nucleotide sequence is from bacterium.
CCACCACCTCGGGGCCGCCCGTCGTCGAGAACTCGAGCTGGGCCTCGGGCGCCGCCCTGAGCCGGACGCCCGCCGCGTACGCAGCGTCGAGACAGCGCGCCTCCTTCACCTCGTCGACGTCGAGGCGCTCGTTGCTCGCGATGAGCGCGTACATCTTCGCGAAGTCGGGCTTGAACCACGCCGGGCGCTCGGCGACGAGCGCGGCCAGCTTCCGCTCGTCGTCGGACGTGATCGAGACCACGGGCGGATACGCATGCCACGCCTGCGGCTTCGCGAAGTCCGCGACGAACTCCCGCTCCATGACGACGCGGCCCGTCGCCTCCTTCTCGTCCCTGCCGGCGTCGGCCTGGTTGGTCGCACGCTTGCCGCCGGGCGCCTTCTCCTCGCGCACCTCGTCGGTGACCGCGGCCCAGCGCAATCGCGCCTTGTACGGCACCGTCTCGCTCGTCGGGGCGAACTCGATCCGCAACGTGTTCTTGCCCTTGCGCAGGATCGAGCCGAGCGACTCGACCGGGATCCACACCGCCGGCGCGATCTCGCGCGTCTCGAACAGGACCGGCAGATCGCCCTGCTCGATCGCCTGCTGCGCCACGAAGACGCCGTTCATGGAGACGGTCGTCATGCCGGCCACGCTGCGAACCTTGTCCGCCTTCGCGTCCCCCGTGTACGGCGTGAAGTTGAACTCGACGTTCACGACCTTCGCCCCGGCGACGGCCGGAAGGCCGAGCGAACAGAGGATCAGCAGCGCCAGCAGCGTCTCGCGCATCGTCGACTCTCCTCGTGGTCGGCGCCGCGGCGCCGCCCGGCATGTGCGTCTTGCGCCCGGGAGCTGTCAAACCGTTGGCTCGCGACCCCACCCGGCTCGCGCCGGCAGGCGCCGAGCGGGGACCGTGGACCCGGTCGCGCGCCGGCAGTTACTTGCCGGGTGTTCAACAAGTGGGCTAAGCCCGGTGGCATGGCCGCCGTCCCCTCGCCCGTCCGCAAGCGCCCGCGGCGCACGCAGGCGGAGCGCAGCGCGCTCTCGGAAGACCGCCTCATGGAGGCGGCGCTCAAGCTGATCGTCGAGCGCGGCTACGATCGCACCTCGCTCCAGGCCATCGGCGACGAGGCCGGCTACAGCCGCGGGCTCGTGAGCCACCGCTTCGGCTCGAAGGAAGGCCTCCTCTGGGCGATGTGCGAGCGCACGTTCGCCGCCTGGCGCACCGAGAGCCTGGCGCCGCGCCTCGGTGACCGGGTCGGCGTCGAGGCGCTGCACGCGACGCTCGCGGCGATGCGCACCGCCATGCAGCAGGCGCCGGGCACCATGCGCGCGTTCTACGCCCTGCTCTTCGAGTCGCTCGGGCCGCTCGACGTACTGCGCCCGAAGGTCGCCGCGTTCCACCGCCGCGAGCGCAAGCAGATCGCCGGCCGGATCGCGGCGGGCGTCGCCGCCGGCAGCGTGCGCGCCGACGTCGACCCGGAGCGCGCGGCCGCGCTCTTCCTCGCCATGGTGCGCGGGGCCGCCTACCAGTGGCTCCTCGACCCGCGCGGCGTCGACGTCGCCAGTCTGTACGACGCCGTCGCCGAGGCCGTCGAACGCACGCTGCGACCGTGAGGACGTCATGACCGACCACCCGATCATCTCCGCCGACTCGCACGTCACCGAGCCGCCGGGGACCTACCGCGACCGCATCGACCCC
It contains:
- a CDS encoding TetR/AcrR family transcriptional regulator; the protein is MAAVPSPVRKRPRRTQAERSALSEDRLMEAALKLIVERGYDRTSLQAIGDEAGYSRGLVSHRFGSKEGLLWAMCERTFAAWRTESLAPRLGDRVGVEALHATLAAMRTAMQQAPGTMRAFYALLFESLGPLDVLRPKVAAFHRRERKQIAGRIAAGVAAGSVRADVDPERAAALFLAMVRGAAYQWLLDPRGVDVASLYDAVAEAVERTLRP